Proteins encoded by one window of Candidatus Zixiibacteriota bacterium:
- a CDS encoding T9SS type A sorting domain-containing protein: protein MKYVILTICVLLLISATVQAQYDTIPDQTILISNLQDIVFVDTYAVAVTDQGVASYFYDARLGQFVFEEIIFMNVSQSSIKLYGDMVAVQTDYSRLHLIDISALPHLEYLGEIDFGVYFADFAISEEDIYISMWFDGVWRYRLDDLNNAEFIDSSMIGILATQLEVYDQDLYVLDEYNGLLRYDISADGFGEFIDYLYVPRRPSSFIKHDPGFVLTLYDGGAYIGEFFPDGAEITDSVYGIPATQAVYATDSLLAFVCGRELVLTECDDLTNSSYIEAPLIRPYGDLFRVGNHDWLILPEIDGGATMFDLSDSARQEHALYREGQITSMEIFDGRLFLGGVSSPVDVYQIGADSRVSWEYTIYDELDSVALMTHNGDTLLPLYANMNMVGFVSQASSPDSFFLDYAVYAKAAGANDVFYMTEKINDLRVLLVFRDYEIIVCGISDSATLEVYRTWNPSRELIRSVAVNGDAVFIDMGKVDQVKSYKFDSNFDLQEIAGIGLPTASVKLLTASDRLFVVQANTLQVHDISNPYDLDYLATVNLPSAIYDLAVDGNRLYCVGDAGILVYDISENIPVLVQTGGRGAQRVVAGEGIVATAGVDGVFIYSTGYNPNAFTSVPDKSDMPTDFVLGQNYPNPFNMETVIAYNLRRAANVELTVYNVLGQKVITLVDGPQSAGHYVVSWDGTTTANTVVSSGVYFYRLTADDYIGTKKMMLVK from the coding sequence ATGAAGTATGTTATTTTGACAATCTGCGTTCTCTTGTTGATAAGCGCGACGGTTCAGGCGCAATATGATACTATCCCGGATCAGACCATACTGATAAGCAATCTGCAGGATATCGTATTTGTCGATACTTACGCTGTTGCGGTTACCGACCAGGGCGTCGCCAGCTACTTTTACGACGCGCGATTGGGCCAATTCGTCTTCGAAGAAATAATCTTCATGAATGTCTCCCAGTCTTCGATAAAACTTTATGGGGATATGGTCGCTGTTCAGACAGATTACAGTCGCCTTCATCTTATCGATATCTCGGCGCTGCCACATCTTGAATACCTGGGCGAAATTGACTTCGGGGTCTATTTCGCCGACTTCGCTATCAGCGAAGAAGACATTTATATCTCGATGTGGTTCGACGGTGTCTGGCGCTACCGACTCGATGATTTGAACAACGCCGAATTTATCGATTCCAGCATGATCGGTATTCTCGCGACACAACTCGAAGTATATGATCAGGACCTTTATGTCCTCGACGAATACAACGGATTGCTTCGCTATGATATTTCCGCCGACGGCTTCGGTGAGTTCATCGACTACCTTTATGTTCCCCGCCGGCCATCGTCATTTATCAAGCATGACCCGGGCTTCGTGCTGACGCTTTACGACGGTGGAGCGTATATCGGTGAGTTCTTCCCCGATGGCGCCGAAATAACCGATTCTGTTTATGGAATACCGGCAACTCAGGCCGTATATGCTACCGACTCGCTGCTGGCTTTTGTCTGTGGTCGAGAACTCGTTTTAACTGAATGTGACGACCTGACCAATTCGAGCTATATAGAGGCGCCCCTCATCCGACCCTACGGTGATCTCTTTCGGGTCGGCAATCATGACTGGTTGATTTTACCCGAAATAGACGGTGGCGCCACCATGTTTGACCTCTCCGATTCGGCCAGGCAGGAGCATGCTCTGTATCGCGAAGGACAGATAACCTCGATGGAGATATTCGACGGTCGGCTGTTCTTGGGCGGCGTGTCCTCGCCGGTTGATGTTTACCAAATTGGCGCCGATAGCAGGGTCTCATGGGAATACACGATATATGACGAACTCGACAGCGTCGCTCTGATGACTCACAACGGCGATACGCTTCTTCCACTGTACGCCAACATGAACATGGTGGGGTTTGTCTCTCAGGCTTCAAGTCCGGATTCGTTTTTCCTTGACTATGCCGTCTACGCCAAAGCAGCCGGAGCGAACGACGTCTTTTACATGACAGAGAAGATCAACGACCTCCGTGTCCTGCTTGTTTTTCGCGATTATGAGATAATTGTCTGCGGTATCTCGGACTCAGCCACACTGGAAGTCTACAGAACCTGGAACCCGAGCCGCGAACTGATTCGCTCGGTTGCGGTGAACGGCGACGCAGTTTTTATCGATATGGGCAAGGTCGACCAGGTCAAGTCCTATAAGTTTGATTCCAATTTCGATCTGCAGGAGATAGCGGGTATAGGTCTTCCGACAGCTTCAGTCAAACTCCTGACCGCGTCTGACCGGTTATTCGTCGTTCAGGCCAATACCTTACAGGTACATGATATATCCAACCCCTATGACCTTGACTACCTCGCGACAGTGAACCTGCCATCGGCTATCTATGACCTGGCGGTCGATGGTAACCGGCTCTATTGTGTAGGCGACGCCGGCATTCTCGTCTATGATATCTCGGAGAACATTCCCGTTCTGGTTCAAACAGGGGGGAGAGGGGCTCAACGGGTGGTGGCGGGTGAAGGCATTGTGGCCACCGCGGGTGTCGATGGCGTTTTTATCTATTCTACGGGCTATAATCCGAACGCTTTCACGTCGGTACCGGACAAAAGCGATATGCCGACTGATTTCGTGCTCGGACAAAACTACCCCAACCCGTTTAATATGGAAACCGTAATCGCCTACAATCTGCGTCGCGCCGCGAACGTGGAATTGACCGTCTACAACGTGCTGGGTCAGAAGGTGATTACACTGGTTGACGGGCCGCAATCCGCAGGTCATTATGTCGTCTCGTGGGACGGCACTACTACCGCCAATACGGTTGTCTCAAGCGGCGTCTATTTCTACCGCCTCACCGCGGACGACTACATTGGCACGAAGAAGATGATGTTGGTCAAGTAG
- a CDS encoding DASS family sodium-coupled anion symporter encodes MAHEINFDSDGNIVLRINWKATLKVFIILALAVGAGFLPLEGMTLGARICLMIFVGAAGLWVTEAIPPFATAIMVIVLSVYLLGTPGGPLGLEPSGVERSYQIFLNPIASPVLVLFFGGFILAVAATKHGLDVRLARAFVKPFGTHPKMVLLGVICITALFSMFMSNTATAAMMIAILTPLFKHFEGRDPFKKALVLAVPFAANIGGMGTLIGTPPNAVAASVLGQLGHPVSFLKWMVIAMPIVIIMLLVLWYLLIKIFKPRTDHFEMLFPENLKITWDLVIVVATFSVTVFLWLTEPLLKIPSAVVALLPIMVFTMFGIINREDLRKIEWHVLILVAGGLALGVAMKQSGLSDLIVGYIKFMKLPPSGLLVTVAIFAVFVSNFMSNTAAANLMIPIVTSLAVVSPGLGAVVVALACSLSMSLPISTPPNAIAFATQAIETKDMARYGTLVSAFGIVVMLGILYLFRGLLD; translated from the coding sequence ATGGCTCACGAAATAAATTTCGACTCGGATGGCAACATCGTCCTGAGGATCAACTGGAAAGCCACACTCAAGGTTTTCATTATCCTGGCCCTCGCTGTTGGCGCCGGGTTTCTGCCCTTGGAGGGTATGACCCTCGGGGCGAGAATCTGTCTGATGATTTTTGTAGGTGCCGCCGGCCTCTGGGTGACTGAAGCTATTCCGCCCTTCGCTACGGCTATCATGGTTATCGTTCTTTCTGTGTATCTGCTCGGCACGCCCGGCGGACCTCTTGGCTTGGAACCATCAGGGGTGGAACGCAGCTACCAGATTTTTCTCAACCCCATCGCCAGTCCGGTCCTGGTCTTGTTTTTTGGTGGTTTCATTCTCGCTGTTGCGGCCACCAAGCATGGCCTCGACGTAAGGCTCGCTAGAGCCTTCGTAAAACCATTCGGAACACATCCCAAAATGGTGTTATTGGGCGTGATCTGCATTACAGCCCTGTTCTCCATGTTCATGTCGAACACTGCCACGGCGGCGATGATGATCGCTATCCTGACTCCGCTATTCAAGCACTTTGAAGGAAGAGACCCTTTTAAGAAGGCGCTTGTCTTGGCCGTTCCGTTCGCGGCCAACATCGGCGGAATGGGTACACTGATCGGCACGCCACCCAACGCTGTGGCCGCCTCGGTATTGGGGCAACTCGGCCATCCTGTCTCCTTTTTGAAGTGGATGGTTATAGCTATGCCAATCGTTATCATCATGCTGCTGGTTCTGTGGTACCTCCTGATCAAGATTTTCAAGCCGCGGACCGACCACTTCGAAATGCTCTTCCCGGAAAATCTCAAAATCACATGGGATCTCGTAATCGTTGTTGCCACTTTTTCTGTCACCGTATTTCTGTGGCTCACCGAACCTCTGCTCAAGATACCGTCTGCCGTTGTCGCTCTCTTGCCAATTATGGTCTTTACCATGTTCGGCATAATCAATCGCGAGGACCTCAGGAAAATAGAATGGCATGTCCTGATACTGGTGGCCGGCGGACTGGCGTTGGGAGTCGCCATGAAACAATCCGGCCTGTCCGATCTGATTGTCGGATACATCAAATTCATGAAACTGCCTCCATCCGGATTGCTGGTAACGGTCGCTATTTTTGCCGTTTTTGTCTCGAACTTCATGAGCAACACGGCCGCAGCCAACCTGATGATACCAATCGTCACCTCGCTGGCGGTGGTTTCCCCGGGACTCGGAGCGGTGGTTGTGGCGCTGGCCTGCTCTCTGTCGATGAGCCTGCCAATCAGCACACCCCCCAACGCCATCGCCTTCGCGACCCAGGCCATCGAAACGAAAGATATGGCCCGCTATGGAACGCTCGTCTCGGCCTTTGGTATCGTCGTCATGCTGGGGATTCTCTATCTTTTTAGGGGGCTGCTGGATTAG
- the gatE gene encoding Glu-tRNA(Gln) amidotransferase subunit GatE, whose translation MSEQFDPIRNNENTKKRIGYIEFGHANPSDYEAIGFKCGLEIHQQLLTQKKLFCRCPAGLYQKDGQYDAELIRHMRPTLSELGEYDGTALMEFRTRKNIIYHIKDETACTYDIDDTPPFPVDREALDIAIEVALLGKLNIVGELHITRKQYLDGSIPTGFQRTAIVGIEGEFPLSNKKIRLIQLSIEEDSCREVSDIGHERVYTTDRLGMPLIETVTYPDMTTPFEAAEAGHYLRFLARSTGKVRVGIGAARQDVNVSVTGGQRVEIKGVAHISWIPRLTHNEAFRQRALIEIKNELSSRVGNREKWQTNHQLIDYDLLDSGFEPLRDARTRNYKLVAVNLPSFKGLLSFFLQPGKDFADEISGRLKVIACLERPNMIHSEQADLPDKVRGKFGRIADLLGADKNDAQIVLWTSHEDLKTAIETVEERCRLAFDGVLNETRKSLSDGTTVFERVLPGPDRMYPDTDSAPIPITEEMIERNRKLLPPDVHTQLGQLCTWNVPSDTYHYILRNNLMPVIRRIVDECGYQPVFVATTFGHTLKNISGKLVSADGFSFNKVYGLFKYVRDNKLEKEIVREMLPVVYEHPNILFDSVLSSIDYTKNSRDKILSHIPILKQKFTGHRQERAREAEIRWIMGYLRKWALGNVPLRELRSIVEKELSND comes from the coding sequence ATGAGCGAGCAATTTGACCCGATTCGAAATAACGAAAATACCAAAAAGAGAATCGGTTACATAGAATTCGGCCACGCCAATCCATCCGATTATGAAGCTATCGGCTTTAAGTGCGGCCTCGAGATTCACCAGCAGCTTCTAACTCAGAAGAAACTCTTCTGCCGCTGTCCGGCCGGGTTGTACCAGAAGGACGGACAATACGATGCCGAGCTTATACGCCATATGCGTCCCACCCTCAGCGAGTTGGGTGAATATGACGGTACCGCTCTGATGGAGTTCAGAACTCGCAAGAACATTATCTACCACATCAAAGACGAAACGGCCTGCACCTACGATATCGATGACACCCCGCCCTTTCCCGTGGACCGCGAGGCTCTGGATATTGCCATCGAGGTGGCTTTGCTCGGGAAGTTGAATATAGTCGGTGAACTTCACATCACCCGAAAACAGTATCTTGATGGAAGTATCCCTACGGGGTTTCAGCGCACCGCGATTGTAGGAATCGAGGGAGAATTCCCGCTATCAAACAAGAAGATAAGACTCATTCAGCTCAGTATCGAAGAAGACTCGTGTCGCGAGGTCTCCGACATCGGCCACGAGCGTGTCTATACCACCGACCGCCTGGGAATGCCGCTCATAGAGACCGTTACCTACCCGGATATGACTACACCGTTCGAAGCTGCCGAGGCGGGACACTATCTGCGTTTTCTGGCCAGAAGTACCGGTAAGGTTCGTGTCGGTATTGGCGCGGCCAGGCAGGATGTGAATGTCAGCGTCACCGGCGGGCAGCGCGTGGAGATCAAAGGTGTCGCTCACATAAGCTGGATCCCCCGGTTGACCCACAATGAGGCGTTCCGCCAGAGAGCGCTTATTGAAATCAAGAACGAATTGAGCAGCAGGGTCGGCAACCGGGAAAAGTGGCAGACAAACCACCAGTTGATCGATTATGACCTGCTTGATTCCGGCTTCGAACCTCTGCGCGACGCCCGCACGAGAAACTACAAACTGGTCGCCGTGAACTTGCCGTCCTTTAAGGGGCTTCTATCGTTTTTCCTGCAGCCCGGCAAGGATTTCGCCGACGAAATCAGTGGACGCCTGAAAGTCATCGCTTGCCTCGAACGCCCCAATATGATCCACTCGGAGCAAGCCGATTTACCCGACAAGGTGAGAGGTAAATTCGGCAGGATCGCCGACCTGCTCGGTGCTGATAAGAACGACGCCCAGATAGTCTTGTGGACATCGCACGAAGACCTCAAGACCGCAATTGAAACCGTCGAGGAACGCTGCCGGCTGGCTTTTGATGGCGTCCTCAATGAAACCCGAAAATCCCTCAGCGACGGCACTACCGTTTTTGAACGGGTACTCCCGGGGCCGGACCGCATGTATCCCGACACCGATTCGGCTCCCATCCCGATCACCGAGGAGATGATCGAGCGTAATCGAAAACTGTTGCCCCCCGATGTTCACACTCAGCTGGGGCAACTGTGCACCTGGAACGTCCCCTCGGATACCTATCACTATATTCTGAGAAATAACCTCATGCCGGTCATAAGGCGGATTGTCGACGAGTGCGGCTACCAACCGGTCTTTGTGGCGACAACCTTCGGACATACTCTGAAAAACATCAGCGGAAAACTTGTATCGGCCGATGGTTTTTCGTTCAACAAGGTATACGGTCTGTTCAAATACGTCCGGGATAATAAACTCGAGAAAGAGATAGTAAGGGAGATGCTTCCGGTAGTCTACGAACATCCGAACATCCTGTTCGATTCTGTCCTTTCATCGATTGACTACACGAAAAACAGTCGCGACAAAATCCTTTCCCATATCCCGATTTTGAAACAGAAATTCACCGGGCATCGGCAAGAAAGAGCCCGTGAGGCGGAAATCCGTTGGATTATGGGTTATTTGAGGAAGTGGGCCCTCGGCAATGTTCCGCTCAGAGAACTGCGGTCGATAGTGGAAAAGGAGCTGTCTAATGACTGA
- the gatD gene encoding Glu-tRNA(Gln) amidotransferase subunit GatD: MTDIFKGYKGKALDLLKQYNIRVWSDTTVKTTRGDFNGIVLPRSENDDDWHIVLKVATGYNVGIAVDTVLDMKEKGYKEAHYKIPEKEFPFSEKLPNVKLFGTGGTIASRLDYRTGAVIPAFSPGELYGAVPELADICNLTTEKLFAVFSENMGPQQYMKLAVSIGKEIEKGIDGIVIGHGTDTMHHTASALAFMVQNPPVPIVMVGSQRSSDRPSSDAALNLMHATKTAAESDIAEVMVCMFGPTSDEYGLLHSGCRVRKMHSSYRSTFRTLGDIPLAMVDRKKITPLRHNYNKRRTDKNVKVQPYFEEKVALVYYYPNMMPDIIDALVDNGYKGIVIAGTGLGHINKPVYPAIERATKAGVAIYMTVQTLWGYVHMFVYDTGRDLMAKGIIPAANMLPEVAYIKLGWAFGQTNDLQKVKEIMLTPVCDEITEREPYNGYLVYQGGIPEVEDFLKRVHK; encoded by the coding sequence ATGACTGATATATTTAAAGGATACAAGGGCAAAGCTCTTGACCTGCTGAAACAGTATAATATCCGCGTCTGGAGCGATACCACTGTCAAGACCACACGGGGTGATTTCAACGGAATCGTATTGCCGCGAAGTGAAAACGATGATGACTGGCACATTGTCCTTAAAGTCGCCACCGGCTACAATGTCGGTATCGCTGTGGATACGGTCCTCGACATGAAAGAGAAGGGGTACAAGGAAGCCCATTACAAAATACCCGAAAAGGAATTCCCGTTCTCCGAGAAGTTGCCGAATGTAAAACTGTTCGGAACCGGCGGAACCATTGCCTCGCGTCTCGACTACCGCACCGGCGCGGTTATTCCGGCCTTCTCGCCGGGTGAGCTCTATGGCGCTGTTCCGGAACTGGCGGATATCTGCAATTTAACTACCGAAAAACTCTTTGCTGTTTTCAGCGAAAACATGGGGCCGCAACAGTACATGAAACTTGCGGTTTCTATCGGCAAGGAAATTGAGAAGGGCATCGATGGCATCGTGATTGGGCACGGTACCGATACCATGCACCACACGGCCTCGGCATTGGCCTTCATGGTTCAAAACCCACCGGTGCCGATAGTTATGGTTGGCTCACAGCGCTCCTCCGACCGACCGTCGTCCGATGCGGCCCTGAACCTGATGCACGCCACCAAAACCGCCGCCGAGTCGGATATAGCCGAAGTTATGGTGTGTATGTTCGGCCCGACCTCGGACGAGTACGGACTGCTTCACAGCGGATGTCGCGTGCGCAAAATGCACTCCTCCTATCGGTCTACCTTCAGAACGTTGGGAGATATCCCGCTGGCAATGGTCGACCGAAAGAAAATCACCCCGCTGAGACACAACTACAACAAACGTCGAACCGACAAAAACGTCAAAGTTCAGCCATATTTCGAAGAAAAAGTCGCTCTTGTTTACTATTACCCCAACATGATGCCCGATATCATAGATGCTCTCGTCGACAATGGTTACAAGGGTATTGTGATTGCGGGTACCGGGCTGGGTCATATAAACAAACCGGTTTATCCGGCGATAGAGCGAGCCACCAAAGCCGGCGTGGCCATCTATATGACCGTGCAGACACTCTGGGGTTATGTCCACATGTTCGTCTATGATACCGGCCGCGACCTGATGGCCAAGGGTATCATTCCTGCCGCAAATATGCTCCCCGAGGTTGCCTATATCAAGCTGGGCTGGGCTTTCGGGCAGACAAACGATCTGCAGAAAGTCAAAGAGATTATGCTCACGCCGGTTTGCGATGAGATAACCGAGCGGGAGCCTTACAACGGCTACCTGGTCTACCAGGGCGGAATTCCCGAGGTAGAAGACTTCCTCAAACGAGTTCACAAGTGA
- a CDS encoding choice-of-anchor V domain-containing protein → MKNRLFGILPVATVVALATMVWAFPSGSNFTGSTGAPGESACSCHGNLNTGPGSAFISAPDGYAPGETIDITVSVEENGKSRWGFAVTVLDGSDQPVGQMMVTDGARTLMTTEGSGREYIKQTSTGTDAGTADNTSWSFQWMAPASDAGQVTFYLAGLASNNGDNLSGDNTYTTSRSMLVTDVREVAVGQLPTEVSLSQNYPNPFNPTTTIEFSLPKRVEVELAVYNVLGQKIKVLHSGALAAGTYATEWDGTRADGAAMASGVYYYRLQAGAFDESRKMTLVK, encoded by the coding sequence ATGAAAAATCGACTATTTGGTATCCTGCCGGTCGCCACAGTTGTGGCTCTGGCCACCATGGTCTGGGCGTTTCCCAGTGGAAGCAATTTCACGGGTTCCACCGGTGCGCCAGGCGAGAGCGCATGTTCATGCCACGGGAATCTGAATACCGGCCCCGGCTCAGCGTTCATCTCGGCTCCGGACGGTTATGCGCCGGGGGAGACAATCGACATAACCGTATCGGTGGAAGAAAACGGAAAATCCAGGTGGGGATTTGCTGTAACCGTACTTGACGGTTCCGATCAGCCGGTGGGACAGATGATGGTTACGGACGGTGCGCGGACGCTGATGACCACCGAAGGCAGCGGGCGGGAATACATCAAACAAACGTCGACGGGAACCGACGCGGGAACGGCCGACAACACGAGTTGGAGTTTTCAGTGGATGGCGCCGGCTTCAGATGCCGGTCAGGTCACGTTCTATCTGGCGGGACTTGCAAGCAACAACGGGGATAACCTGAGTGGCGATAACACCTACACGACCTCGAGGTCGATGCTGGTGACCGATGTGCGTGAGGTCGCGGTCGGGCAGTTGCCGACTGAAGTGTCCTTGTCCCAGAATTATCCTAACCCCTTCAACCCGACCACAACCATAGAATTCAGCCTCCCGAAGAGAGTAGAGGTTGAACTGGCCGTTTACAATGTTCTCGGGCAAAAAATCAAGGTTCTGCATAGCGGGGCGCTTGCTGCCGGCACCTACGCTACCGAATGGGACGGCACTAGAGCAGATGGAGCTGCGATGGCTAGCGGGGTGTATTATTATCGTTTACAGGCCGGCGCTTTTGATGAATCCCGCAAAATGACGCTTGTAAAATGA